In Candidatus Methanomethylophilus alvi Mx1201, a genomic segment contains:
- the rplX gene encoding 50S ribosomal protein L24: protein MVSSKARVQRKAQANAPAHTKRKMLSAHLSKDLAEKYGKRTARVCKGDTVAVLRGDEDVRGIEGKVLEVFTKTGRVSIEGITIKQADGTAVARPIHASNLVITKLNLEDPLRGEALKKKEAAE, encoded by the coding sequence ATGGTTAGCAGCAAAGCAAGAGTACAGAGGAAGGCACAGGCCAACGCCCCTGCACACACCAAGAGAAAGATGCTTTCCGCACACCTCAGCAAGGATCTTGCCGAGAAATACGGAAAACGCACCGCAAGGGTCTGCAAGGGAGACACCGTAGCAGTCCTTCGCGGAGACGAGGACGTCCGTGGAATCGAGGGAAAGGTGCTCGAGGTCTTCACCAAGACCGGGCGCGTTTCCATCGAGGGAATCACCATCAAACAGGCAGACGGTACCGCCGTCGCCCGCCCCATCCACGCATCCAACCTCGTGATCACCAAGCTGAACCTTGAGGACCCCCTCAGGGGAGAGGCTCTTAAGAAGAAGGAGGCTGCAGAATGA
- the yciH gene encoding stress response translation initiation inhibitor YciH, with the protein MSEICPICGLPKELCMCEEIAREQQSVRISIDSRRYGKTVTVIDGIDGNDIDIADLAKTLKSRCAAGGTCKDGRIELQGDHKKKVKAVLEEMGFRTEVR; encoded by the coding sequence ATGTCTGAGATCTGCCCTATATGCGGACTGCCGAAGGAGCTGTGCATGTGCGAGGAGATCGCACGCGAACAGCAGAGCGTAAGGATCTCGATCGACAGCCGCAGATACGGAAAAACCGTTACCGTCATCGACGGTATCGACGGAAATGACATCGACATCGCCGACCTTGCCAAGACCCTCAAAAGCAGGTGCGCGGCCGGCGGAACCTGCAAGGACGGACGCATCGAACTCCAGGGCGACCACAAGAAGAAGGTCAAAGCCGTACTGGAGGAGATGGGATTCCGCACCGAAGTAAGGTAA
- the rpl4p gene encoding 50S ribosomal protein L4: MATTNVYSVKGEVAGTIDVPAAFATEYRPDLIKKAILAAAANSRQPYGPNKMSGMRHSVSTWGKGRGVARVQRLADGRRATQSPNNISGRRAHPPKVEKIWAQKVNKKELKLARLSALAATACAETVKARGHKFDDKVTFPIVVDDALNDVKTASEVMAMFDAIGIGYDVDRAKDGTKIRAGRGKMRNRKYRTPVSVLIVISDKDRKAAVFNGAHNLPGVEVEEISTLNTSLLAPGGDAGRLTVYTKSAIEKIGEWTE; the protein is encoded by the coding sequence ATGGCCACAACCAACGTTTATTCCGTGAAGGGAGAGGTCGCAGGGACCATCGACGTGCCCGCAGCATTCGCAACCGAGTACAGGCCCGACCTCATCAAGAAAGCGATCCTTGCCGCAGCAGCTAACTCGAGGCAGCCTTACGGACCCAACAAGATGTCCGGAATGAGGCACTCTGTCAGCACCTGGGGAAAGGGACGCGGAGTCGCACGTGTTCAGAGGCTCGCAGACGGAAGGAGGGCAACCCAGTCGCCTAACAACATCTCCGGACGCAGGGCACACCCCCCGAAGGTCGAGAAGATCTGGGCACAGAAAGTCAACAAGAAAGAGCTCAAGCTCGCACGCCTGTCGGCACTCGCAGCAACCGCATGCGCAGAGACCGTGAAGGCTCGCGGACACAAGTTCGATGACAAGGTAACATTCCCCATCGTGGTCGATGACGCTCTCAACGACGTCAAGACCGCCTCCGAGGTCATGGCAATGTTCGACGCGATCGGAATCGGATACGATGTAGACCGCGCAAAGGACGGAACCAAGATCCGCGCCGGAAGGGGAAAGATGAGGAACAGGAAGTACAGGACCCCTGTATCTGTTCTTATTGTAATATCTGATAAAGACAGGAAGGCCGCCGTCTTCAACGGAGCACACAACCTGCCCGGAGTCGAAGTCGAGGAGATCAGCACCCTGAACACCTCCCTGCTCGCACCCGGAGGAGACGCAGGAAGGCTCACTGTCTACACCAAGTCTGCTATCGAGAAGATCGGAGAGTGGACAGAATGA
- a CDS encoding 30S ribosomal protein S14 produces the protein MKPKKQYGRQVGCDRCGRRRGIIRRYGMHLCRQCFRDMAPELGFKKYS, from the coding sequence GTGAAACCTAAGAAACAGTATGGCAGGCAGGTCGGATGCGACCGCTGCGGACGCAGGCGCGGAATTATAAGGAGGTACGGAATGCACCTCTGCCGCCAGTGCTTCAGAGACATGGCCCCGGAGCTGGGCTTCAAGAAATACTCCTGA
- a CDS encoding 30S ribosomal protein S8 yields the protein MQSDPLNDAMCVIKNASTNGKAECEIAPSSKLIGRVLKVMQDHGYINQFEYVEDGKAGKFRVMLKGAINDCGVIKPRYSVKVSDIEKYEARFLPAQDFGVLIFTTTNGVVAQDRAKELGIGGKLLAYVY from the coding sequence ATGCAGAGCGATCCACTTAACGATGCAATGTGCGTCATAAAAAACGCGTCGACCAACGGAAAGGCGGAGTGCGAGATCGCACCCTCCTCCAAGCTGATCGGCCGCGTGCTCAAGGTCATGCAGGACCACGGCTACATCAACCAGTTCGAGTACGTCGAGGACGGAAAGGCCGGAAAGTTCCGTGTAATGCTGAAGGGAGCCATCAACGACTGCGGCGTCATAAAGCCCAGGTACTCCGTGAAGGTATCAGACATCGAGAAATACGAGGCGAGGTTCCTCCCCGCCCAGGATTTCGGTGTACTGATCTTCACCACTACCAACGGTGTTGTCGCCCAGGACCGTGCCAAAGAGCTTGGCATCGGCGGAAAACTGTTAGCGTACGTATACTGA
- a CDS encoding archaeosine biosynthesis radical SAM protein RaSEA, with the protein MNRERLPYELEASWKEKDMAGGETVDAQVLIMRTNGCCWAKAGNGGCTMCGYRSASLTGVTEEDLNKQIDLALSKYKGEPFVKIYTSGSFFDTNEIPESIRERIFSEYSGCKRILVESRPEFLTSNLVSTLPGTLTVALGMESSDEEVLRTCINKGFTAAQSKAAGELLKDGGIGVRTYLLLKPPYLTESRAIDGAVESARFADPFSDEISINPLNVQHATVVERLWKRGEFRSPWIWSLIEVMKRLSGTVNSRIMSSPSGGGSQRGVHNCGKCDHDALAAIERFSFTQDPKDLEVQCECKSTWERYMQSERLLGTADDLGRAFGSDLMIR; encoded by the coding sequence ATGAACAGAGAGAGACTTCCCTACGAGCTCGAGGCCTCGTGGAAAGAGAAGGATATGGCAGGCGGAGAGACCGTCGATGCCCAGGTCCTGATCATGCGCACCAACGGGTGTTGCTGGGCCAAGGCCGGGAACGGCGGATGTACCATGTGCGGTTACAGGTCGGCGTCCCTGACGGGCGTGACGGAGGAGGACCTCAACAAACAGATAGATCTGGCACTTTCCAAATACAAGGGGGAGCCGTTCGTGAAGATCTACACCTCGGGGAGTTTCTTCGACACCAACGAGATACCGGAGAGCATCAGGGAAAGGATATTCAGCGAATATTCCGGATGCAAGAGGATACTCGTGGAAAGCAGACCCGAGTTCCTTACCAGCAACCTGGTGAGTACTCTACCTGGCACATTGACCGTGGCGCTAGGGATGGAGTCCTCCGACGAAGAGGTCCTCCGCACATGCATTAACAAGGGGTTCACCGCCGCCCAAAGCAAGGCCGCAGGCGAGCTCCTCAAGGACGGCGGCATAGGGGTGAGGACCTATCTTCTTCTGAAGCCGCCGTATCTGACGGAATCCCGGGCCATAGACGGTGCCGTGGAGTCCGCCCGTTTTGCGGACCCGTTCTCCGACGAGATATCGATCAACCCCTTGAACGTCCAGCATGCCACCGTGGTCGAGAGGCTGTGGAAGAGAGGGGAGTTCAGATCGCCGTGGATATGGTCGCTGATAGAGGTTATGAAACGTCTATCTGGCACAGTGAATTCCAGGATAATGTCCTCCCCTTCCGGGGGAGGTTCCCAGAGAGGGGTCCACAACTGCGGGAAGTGCGATCACGACGCACTTGCGGCGATAGAGAGGTTCTCGTTCACGCAGGACCCGAAGGACCTGGAGGTCCAATGCGAATGTAAATCTACCTGGGAGCGTTACATGCAGTCGGAAAGGCTCCTGGGGACGGCGGACGACCTTGGACGCGCGTTCGGCAGCGACCTGATGATTAGGTGA
- the rpmC gene encoding 50S ribosomal protein L29 gives MAALKIADIRNMSAEERNEKLKELRNELMHERGVSAMGGAPSSPGIIRSIRTSIARILTVQKEEEKL, from the coding sequence ATGGCAGCACTGAAGATTGCCGACATCAGGAACATGTCCGCCGAGGAGCGCAACGAGAAGCTCAAGGAGCTTCGCAACGAGCTCATGCACGAGAGGGGAGTTTCCGCCATGGGCGGAGCCCCCTCCAGCCCCGGTATCATCCGTTCCATCAGGACCAGCATCGCCCGCATTCTGACCGTCCAGAAGGAGGAGGAGAAGCTCTGA
- a CDS encoding 50S ribosomal protein L3 has protein sequence MPQTRRPTKGSRAYGPRKRAKSQTPRLDSWPEISGAPKIQGFAGYKAGMTHAFVVDKRAKSTTSGMEVQVPVTVIEVPPMKIAAVRFYENTILGLKTAGEVWAADADVDPLLKRRVNVPKRGEPDFGKFDNMDVEDVRVLAYTQPKLVSGVPKKVPDLMELRIGGGNVKERIEYAKGILGKEVTITDFAPEGALVDVIAITTGKGFQGVTKRWGVKLLSHKNSKHRRGIANLGPKRPGYVRSTVPQAGQMGYHQRTELNKKIMKVGADGKEVNPKGGFLNYGEIRNTYVLVHGSVPGPTKRLIRFRDAARIPAKADTSAAEITYVSTQSQQGA, from the coding sequence ATGCCGCAAACAAGACGCCCAACAAAGGGTTCCAGGGCATACGGCCCTAGGAAGAGAGCAAAGTCGCAGACGCCCAGGCTAGACTCCTGGCCCGAGATCAGCGGAGCCCCTAAGATCCAGGGATTCGCCGGATACAAGGCAGGAATGACCCACGCGTTCGTAGTCGACAAGAGAGCAAAGAGCACCACCTCCGGAATGGAAGTACAGGTGCCTGTGACAGTCATCGAGGTCCCGCCCATGAAGATCGCGGCCGTCAGGTTCTACGAGAACACCATTCTCGGACTCAAGACCGCCGGCGAGGTATGGGCGGCAGACGCAGATGTGGACCCCCTCCTCAAGAGAAGGGTCAACGTCCCGAAGAGGGGAGAGCCCGACTTCGGAAAGTTCGACAACATGGATGTCGAGGACGTCCGTGTCCTCGCATACACCCAGCCCAAGCTGGTCTCCGGAGTTCCCAAGAAGGTCCCCGACCTCATGGAGCTCAGGATCGGCGGTGGAAACGTGAAAGAGAGGATCGAGTACGCCAAGGGCATCCTCGGCAAAGAGGTCACCATCACCGACTTCGCACCCGAGGGAGCACTCGTCGACGTCATCGCCATCACCACCGGAAAGGGATTCCAGGGAGTCACCAAGAGGTGGGGTGTCAAGCTGCTTTCCCACAAGAACAGCAAGCACCGCCGTGGAATCGCCAACCTCGGACCTAAGAGGCCCGGATACGTGAGGAGCACCGTCCCCCAGGCCGGTCAGATGGGATACCACCAGAGGACCGAGCTCAACAAGAAGATCATGAAGGTCGGAGCCGACGGAAAGGAAGTCAACCCCAAGGGAGGATTCCTCAACTACGGAGAGATCAGGAACACCTACGTGCTCGTACACGGATCCGTTCCCGGACCTACCAAGAGGCTCATCAGATTCAGGGACGCAGCCCGCATTCCCGCCAAGGCAGACACCAGCGCAGCCGAGATCACCTATGTCTCGACCCAGTCTCAGCAGGGAGCGTGA
- a CDS encoding 50S ribosomal protein L14: MKGIAGHQIRGLQQESEINVIDNTGAKVISIITVPDYHGVSRRIPKAGVGDFVIASVKKGTPAMRRQIVYAVIVRQRRPYRRPDGTMVSFEDNAAVLVTETGETKGTDIKGPVAREAADRWPRIAATANTIV; encoded by the coding sequence ATGAAGGGAATCGCAGGTCATCAGATCAGGGGACTCCAGCAGGAGTCGGAGATCAACGTCATCGACAACACCGGAGCGAAGGTCATCTCCATCATCACCGTGCCCGACTACCACGGTGTCTCCAGGAGGATCCCGAAGGCCGGAGTCGGTGACTTCGTCATCGCATCCGTCAAGAAGGGAACCCCCGCCATGAGGAGACAGATCGTTTATGCGGTCATCGTCCGCCAGAGGCGCCCCTACAGGCGTCCCGACGGGACCATGGTGTCTTTCGAGGACAACGCAGCAGTGCTTGTCACCGAAACCGGTGAGACCAAAGGAACCGACATAAAGGGCCCGGTTGCAAGGGAAGCCGCCGACAGGTGGCCCAGGATCGCAGCCACTGCCAACACGATCGTCTGA
- a CDS encoding DUF5611 family protein, which produces MADAMTHFDIKKGWFSKIDGGNLKTLMEEVFGSVKEEGELLVSSYGAMARIEAKIVSKTVLDVATTNVDDTKALSDEEILNSKRKLNEFLEKATGFDAKARMKRAQQKAKKGEL; this is translated from the coding sequence ATGGCAGATGCAATGACGCACTTCGACATCAAGAAAGGATGGTTCAGCAAGATCGACGGCGGAAACCTCAAGACCTTAATGGAGGAGGTCTTCGGTTCCGTGAAGGAGGAAGGGGAACTGCTCGTATCCTCCTACGGTGCGATGGCGAGGATCGAGGCCAAGATCGTGTCAAAGACCGTCCTCGACGTGGCCACTACCAACGTGGATGATACCAAGGCCCTCAGCGACGAGGAGATCCTCAACTCGAAGAGGAAGCTCAACGAGTTCCTCGAGAAGGCCACCGGTTTCGATGCCAAGGCCCGTATGAAGAGGGCCCAGCAGAAGGCCAAGAAGGGCGAACTCTGA
- a CDS encoding 30S ribosomal protein S3, whose protein sequence is MASERKFVAENVRRVLLKEYLMKEVSRAGFGGLEVQRTPMGTRIILATERPGLVIGRRGQTIKNLTTVIEERFGFENPQIEVNEVGDVSLNAQIMAEKLAFSLERGWHFRRAGHATLRRVMDAGARGCYIIVAGKLSGQRHRTEKFKEGSIKYCGEPKLDFVDHGFAVAKLKMGVIGVTVEIMQNTAKLPAEINILEKDAAAEKLPDLFGVEAVSQAAPAPAEEADAAPAQEAE, encoded by the coding sequence ATGGCATCAGAGAGGAAATTCGTTGCCGAGAACGTCCGCAGGGTCCTGCTCAAGGAGTACCTCATGAAAGAGGTCTCCCGTGCAGGATTCGGTGGTCTCGAGGTTCAGAGGACCCCCATGGGGACCCGCATCATCCTGGCCACCGAGAGGCCCGGACTCGTCATCGGCCGCCGCGGTCAGACCATCAAGAACCTGACCACCGTAATCGAGGAGCGCTTCGGATTCGAGAACCCCCAGATTGAGGTCAACGAGGTCGGAGACGTCTCCCTCAACGCACAGATCATGGCAGAGAAGCTGGCCTTCTCCCTCGAGAGGGGATGGCACTTCCGCCGTGCAGGACACGCCACCCTGAGAAGGGTCATGGATGCCGGAGCACGCGGATGCTACATCATCGTCGCCGGTAAGCTGAGCGGACAGAGGCACAGGACCGAGAAATTCAAAGAGGGTTCCATAAAGTACTGCGGTGAGCCCAAGCTCGACTTCGTCGACCACGGATTCGCGGTCGCCAAGCTCAAGATGGGAGTCATCGGAGTCACCGTCGAGATCATGCAGAACACTGCCAAACTGCCTGCAGAGATCAACATCCTGGAAAAGGATGCGGCCGCTGAGAAGCTGCCCGATCTCTTCGGTGTAGAGGCAGTCTCCCAGGCAGCCCCCGCCCCCGCAGAGGAGGCAGACGCTGCTCCCGCACAGGAGGCTGAGTGA
- the rplW gene encoding 50S ribosomal protein L23, with product MKQSDILIKPYVTEKSLNLMAGTPKQKFKDGNKIEFLVHRDADKQDIKTAFEEYFEVKVEKVWTRIQKDGKHAIIQLAEGYSAEDVGMRVGVF from the coding sequence ATGAAGCAGAGCGACATACTCATCAAGCCGTATGTGACCGAGAAGTCCCTCAACCTCATGGCCGGGACTCCCAAGCAGAAGTTCAAGGACGGCAACAAGATCGAGTTCCTTGTTCACAGGGACGCAGACAAGCAGGACATCAAGACCGCCTTCGAAGAGTACTTCGAGGTCAAGGTCGAGAAAGTCTGGACCAGAATCCAGAAGGACGGCAAGCACGCCATCATCCAGCTCGCAGAGGGATACTCTGCAGAGGACGTCGGCATGAGGGTCGGAGTGTTCTGA
- a CDS encoding ribonuclease P protein component 1, translating into MNTTEFMRSELIGLDVSVLSAPFSGISGRVVDETKNTFTIESAGTERMVPKSGNEFRFTYQNEQIDIEGSKLLHRPEDRMKKVR; encoded by the coding sequence ATGAACACAACCGAATTCATGAGATCTGAACTCATAGGCCTCGACGTGAGTGTGCTGTCAGCGCCGTTCTCCGGCATATCCGGAAGAGTGGTCGACGAGACGAAGAACACGTTCACCATTGAATCGGCCGGAACTGAGAGAATGGTCCCCAAGTCGGGGAACGAGTTCAGGTTCACGTATCAGAACGAGCAGATAGACATCGAAGGAAGCAAACTCCTTCACCGACCCGAAGACAGAATGAAGAAGGTTAGGTGA
- a CDS encoding 50S ribosomal protein L22, with amino-acid sequence MATNKGYTTVSDPDTSAKALSKEQPVSPKFAREVAGLIRGMKVSDAQKTLEGVIAKEVPVPLKRYNKRVSHKQGVGPGRYPVKASKAILAALNSAASNADYKGLDSANMAISTITISRGMVIPGHRPRAQGRATQWNQETVNIEIIISEVE; translated from the coding sequence ATGGCTACTAACAAAGGTTACACGACCGTATCCGACCCCGACACCTCCGCAAAGGCTCTGAGCAAGGAGCAGCCCGTGTCCCCCAAGTTCGCCCGCGAGGTCGCGGGACTGATCAGGGGCATGAAGGTCTCCGATGCCCAGAAGACCCTCGAGGGCGTCATCGCGAAAGAAGTGCCCGTCCCCCTGAAGAGATACAACAAGCGTGTCTCCCACAAGCAGGGTGTCGGACCTGGAAGATATCCCGTAAAGGCGTCCAAGGCCATCCTCGCTGCCCTCAACAGCGCCGCCTCCAACGCCGACTACAAGGGACTGGACTCCGCAAACATGGCGATCTCCACCATCACCATCTCCCGCGGCATGGTCATCCCCGGCCACAGGCCGAGGGCCCAGGGTCGCGCCACCCAGTGGAACCAGGAGACCGTGAACATCGAGATCATCATCTCGGAGGTTGAGTGA
- a CDS encoding 50S ribosomal protein L5 has product MNSDNPMRQLRIEKITVNIGVGEAGEKLVKAQKVLDMVTGHKSVQTLSKTVNRDLGIREGMPLGCKVTLRGEDAEKFLARALNIRENRVYSYSFDKEGNMSFGISDYTDFDGMKYDPEIGIFGMDINVVLRRKGGARNERRALLKTRIPKEHRVDRDEAIQFMKDKYKVEVIQ; this is encoded by the coding sequence ATGAACTCCGACAACCCTATGAGGCAGCTCCGCATCGAGAAGATCACCGTCAACATCGGTGTCGGCGAGGCAGGAGAGAAGCTCGTCAAGGCACAGAAGGTCCTCGACATGGTCACCGGACACAAGTCCGTGCAGACCCTTTCCAAGACCGTCAACAGGGACCTCGGGATCCGTGAGGGAATGCCTCTCGGATGCAAGGTCACCCTCAGGGGCGAGGATGCAGAGAAGTTCCTTGCACGTGCACTCAACATCAGGGAGAACCGCGTGTACTCCTACTCGTTCGACAAGGAAGGGAACATGTCCTTCGGTATCTCCGACTACACCGATTTCGATGGTATGAAATACGACCCCGAGATAGGTATCTTCGGAATGGACATCAACGTGGTCCTCCGCCGCAAGGGCGGAGCCCGCAACGAGAGGAGAGCCCTCCTGAAGACCAGGATCCCCAAGGAGCACCGTGTCGACAGGGACGAGGCCATCCAGTTCATGAAGGACAAATACAAGGTTGAGGTGATCCAGTGA
- a CDS encoding 30S ribosomal protein S17, with the protein MTADVRNIGIEVAAPQGECSDPYCPFHGNLSVRGQVIEGVVDSVKMNKTVIVKRDYLKYQQKYERYEKRSARYAVHAAPCLGLKVGDAVKIMECRPISKTVSFAVIEKKV; encoded by the coding sequence ATGACAGCAGATGTAAGGAACATTGGAATCGAGGTTGCCGCTCCCCAGGGCGAGTGCAGCGACCCCTACTGCCCCTTCCACGGAAACCTTTCCGTGAGGGGACAGGTGATCGAGGGAGTCGTTGACAGCGTCAAGATGAACAAGACGGTCATCGTGAAGCGCGACTACCTCAAATATCAGCAGAAATACGAGAGATACGAGAAGAGGTCCGCAAGGTACGCCGTTCACGCGGCACCCTGCCTCGGACTGAAGGTCGGAGACGCCGTGAAGATCATGGAGTGCCGCCCCATCTCCAAGACCGTGTCTTTCGCAGTGATCGAGAAGAAGGTGTGA
- a CDS encoding 30S ribosomal protein S19, with the protein MAKKIMGSAKASRRKSRKKASAIQARRKKEFMFRGYNMEQLLAMPFEDVLELLPSRARRTYLRGLNYEQQLVFDKLKGEVDGPVRTHRRDLPIIPQFVGKTVSIYNGHEFVDVEIKPEMIGCMLGEFAINRKAPQHSGPGVGATRSSKFMPLK; encoded by the coding sequence ATGGCAAAGAAAATTATGGGATCCGCAAAGGCCTCTAGGAGAAAATCCAGGAAGAAGGCATCCGCGATCCAGGCGAGGAGAAAGAAGGAGTTCATGTTCCGTGGATACAACATGGAACAGCTCCTGGCTATGCCCTTCGAAGACGTACTCGAGCTCCTGCCGTCCAGGGCGAGGAGGACATACCTCCGCGGCCTGAACTACGAGCAGCAGCTCGTCTTCGACAAACTCAAGGGAGAGGTAGACGGACCTGTCAGGACCCACCGCAGGGACCTGCCCATCATCCCCCAGTTCGTCGGAAAGACTGTCAGCATCTACAACGGACACGAGTTCGTTGACGTCGAGATCAAGCCCGAGATGATCGGATGCATGCTCGGCGAGTTCGCGATCAACAGGAAGGCGCCGCAGCACTCCGGACCCGGAGTCGGTGCGACCAGGTCTTCCAAGTTCATGCCGCTGAAGTGA
- a CDS encoding 30S ribosomal protein S4e, which yields MSDHMKRLAMPRTWAIPRKVHVWAAKQTPGAHSVEDSMPAGMVLRDMLKVCDTAREAKKIIANRDMIVNGRKVKDAKAPVGIMDSIAIPKMNLYYRMLLTGKGKLTVVAIPEEEAKWVLCRVENKTKVAGGKLQLNLSGGRNIILDANQYKTGDSVKLDLEKNEIVGSYPLAENATVLVINGRHAGKVEDVESISAGSASAPSIITFKNKSETVKENVFVIGTGKSEITLPEASE from the coding sequence ATGAGCGACCACATGAAGAGACTGGCAATGCCCAGGACCTGGGCAATCCCCAGGAAGGTCCACGTATGGGCTGCCAAACAGACTCCCGGAGCACACTCCGTGGAGGACTCCATGCCCGCAGGAATGGTCCTGAGGGACATGCTGAAAGTATGTGACACCGCCAGAGAAGCAAAGAAGATCATCGCCAACCGCGACATGATCGTCAACGGAAGGAAAGTAAAGGACGCCAAGGCTCCGGTCGGAATCATGGATTCCATCGCGATCCCCAAGATGAACCTTTACTACCGCATGCTCCTGACCGGGAAGGGAAAGCTGACCGTCGTCGCGATCCCCGAAGAGGAGGCCAAATGGGTCCTCTGCAGGGTCGAGAACAAGACCAAGGTCGCCGGAGGCAAGCTCCAGCTCAACCTGAGCGGCGGAAGGAACATCATCCTCGACGCCAACCAGTACAAGACCGGAGACTCCGTCAAACTGGACCTCGAGAAGAACGAGATCGTCGGATCCTACCCCCTCGCCGAGAACGCCACCGTGCTCGTCATCAACGGACGCCACGCAGGCAAGGTCGAGGACGTCGAGTCCATCTCTGCAGGCAGCGCATCCGCACCCAGCATCATCACCTTCAAGAACAAGTCCGAGACCGTGAAGGAGAACGTCTTCGTCATCGGTACCGGAAAGTCCGAGATCACCCTGCCGGAGGCATCCGAATGA
- a CDS encoding 50S ribosomal protein L2 translates to MGKRLIPQRRGRGGSHYRSPSHRHVDDVRIPHYVEAQGTIKDLIQAPGRTSPLAVIDFNGKKSYQLAVEGTRVGQKIEIGGKNIEVGNILALGSIPEGTLVHNIEGQPGDGGKFVKTAGTSALVVNRGKSVVLSMPSGVLKEFDPNCRAVIGVVAGGGRIDKPLGKAGKNYLTLRSRSVANKKTSGVAMNAVDHPNGGGSHPHVGGPNCHGRTAPPGQKAGFIAPKKKVKRK, encoded by the coding sequence ATGGGAAAAAGATTGATACCGCAGAGAAGGGGCCGCGGAGGCTCCCACTACCGCTCCCCGTCCCACAGACATGTGGACGACGTCAGGATCCCCCACTATGTGGAGGCCCAGGGAACGATTAAGGACCTCATCCAGGCTCCCGGAAGGACCAGCCCTCTCGCAGTCATCGACTTCAACGGCAAGAAGAGCTACCAGCTCGCCGTCGAGGGGACCAGGGTCGGACAGAAGATCGAAATCGGCGGAAAGAACATCGAGGTCGGAAACATTCTGGCACTCGGTTCCATTCCCGAGGGAACCCTCGTCCACAACATCGAGGGACAGCCCGGAGACGGAGGAAAGTTCGTCAAGACCGCCGGAACATCCGCACTCGTCGTCAACAGGGGTAAATCCGTCGTCCTCAGCATGCCTTCCGGTGTGCTGAAGGAGTTCGACCCCAACTGCCGCGCAGTCATCGGAGTCGTCGCCGGAGGAGGACGCATCGACAAACCTCTCGGAAAGGCAGGAAAGAACTACCTTACCCTCAGGTCCAGATCCGTCGCCAACAAGAAGACCAGCGGAGTTGCAATGAACGCTGTAGACCACCCGAACGGTGGAGGAAGCCACCCGCATGTCGGAGGACCGAACTGCCACGGCAGGACCGCACCTCCTGGACAGAAGGCCGGATTCATTGCGCCCAAGAAGAAAGTTAAGAGGAAGTGA
- a CDS encoding 50S ribosomal protein L6, whose translation MTIAGIIESHIAIPDGVTVTMDGNTFKVKGPKGELSRNFSHPRVDVVVADGNVTVKCEYPRIKDKAMIGTYAAHVKNMFKGVTEGFTYHLKVVFSHFPMKVAVNEKEKRVEVNNYMGGHATRYAAIVGDTKVKISGQDITVTGINIEDVGQTAANMEKSTMRRGFDKRVFEDGIYITLKSHKVKE comes from the coding sequence ATGACAATTGCAGGGATAATCGAAAGCCACATCGCCATACCCGATGGGGTCACCGTCACAATGGACGGGAACACCTTCAAGGTCAAAGGGCCTAAAGGTGAACTGAGCAGAAACTTCTCGCACCCCCGCGTCGACGTCGTCGTTGCAGACGGTAATGTCACAGTGAAATGTGAGTATCCGAGGATCAAGGACAAGGCAATGATCGGAACCTACGCCGCACATGTGAAGAACATGTTCAAGGGCGTAACCGAGGGATTCACCTACCATCTCAAAGTTGTCTTCTCCCACTTCCCTATGAAAGTAGCTGTCAACGAGAAGGAGAAGAGGGTAGAGGTCAACAACTACATGGGAGGGCATGCAACCCGCTATGCCGCCATCGTTGGTGACACCAAAGTAAAGATCTCCGGACAGGACATAACCGTCACCGGAATCAACATCGAGGACGTCGGTCAGACCGCAGCCAACATGGAGAAGTCTACCATGAGGCGCGGATTCGACAAGAGGGTCTTCGAAGACGGAATTTACATAACGCTCAAGTCTCACAAGGTGAAAGAATGA